The sequence below is a genomic window from Henriciella marina DSM 19595.
CTTCCTCGCGTCTGACGCTGGCAAGTACATGGCCGGCCAGATGATCGTCGTCGATGGCGGCTCCGTCATCGTCTAGAAAGGCCCCGCTATGCACAAGGTCGACCTGCCGGGCGATGGTCCGGCAGACCCGATTGATTTCGACACCTTCCGGCAGATTGATGTCCGGATCGGCACCGTCCTTGAGGCAGCGCCGCTGGAGGGCGCGCGCAAGCCCGCCATCCGTCTCGTGATCGATTTTGGTCCCGGCGTCGGGCATAAGAAATCCTCTGCGCAAATCACCGAACATTATGCCCCCGAACAGCTTC
It includes:
- a CDS encoding tRNA-binding protein, whose protein sequence is MHKVDLPGDGPADPIDFDTFRQIDVRIGTVLEAAPLEGARKPAIRLVIDFGPGVGHKKSSAQITEHYAPEQLLGRQVMAVVNFPPRQIGKFMSEVLTLGFPDDGGAIVLAAPDTPVPNGARLA